One region of Scophthalmus maximus strain ysfricsl-2021 chromosome 15, ASM2237912v1, whole genome shotgun sequence genomic DNA includes:
- the pole2 gene encoding DNA polymerase epsilon subunit 2: MDVARKIKTKVSAGFKMRGLILRPEASRYLVEALESVDPSELDDVIERVLDAVEKQPLSSSMIELSVVESAVQDCTQSCDETIDNVFNIIGAFDVPRYIYSVERKKFVPISMTRHPAPSLCGLAKDKAELFRERYTILQQRTHRHELFTPPAIGAAVEEGQNKFQLKTIEALLGSTSKLGEVIVLGMITQLKEGKFYLEDPSGTVQLDMSKAQFHNGLYTESCFVLAEGWYEDSVFHVNGFGFPPTEPSSATRAYYGNINFFGGPSTTSVKASAKLKQLEEENEDAMFVIVSDVWLDNVEVMEKLNLMFSGYAAMPPTCFILCGNFSSAPYGKTQIKSLKESLKALADAISAYPNIHSSSRFVFVPGPEDPGPGTILPRPPLADHITEDFRQRVPFSVFTTNPCRIQYCSQEIVIVREDLVNKMSRNCVRLPNNNLDIPNHFVKTVLSQGHLTPLPLYVSPIFWAYDYSLRVYPVPDVIVFADKYDPFSITNTDCLCVNPGSFPKSGFTFKVYYPSNKTVEDSKLQGL; the protein is encoded by the exons ATGGACGTTGCTCGCAAAATAAAGACCAAAGTGTCCGCTGGCTTCAAGATGCGGGGACTAATACTGCGACC TGAAGCCAGCAGGTACCTCGTAGAGGCGCTGGAGTCCGTCGATCCTTCTGAGCTGGACGATGTCATTGAAAGGGTCCTGGATGCAGTGGAAAAGCAGCCAT TGTCCTCCAGTATGATAGAGCTTTCTGTGGTGGAGAGTGCCGTGCAGGACTGCACTCAGTCTTGTGATGAAACCAT AGATAATGTTTTCAACATCATTGGAGCCTTCGATGTGCCAAGATATATTTACAGTGTGGAGCGGAAGAAGTTTGTGCC CATCAGTATGACCAGACATCCAGCCCCCAGTCTGTGTGGTTTGGCCAAAGACAAAGCTGAACTCTTCAGGGAGCGGTACACAATCTTACAGCAG CGTACACATCGGCATGAGCTCTTCACCCCACCTGCAATTGGAGCTGCTGTTGAGGAGGGTCAAAACAAATTTCAG ctGAAGACAATTGAAGCATTGCTCGGTAGCACGTCAAAACTTGGAGAGGTGATTGTACTTGGAATGATTACACAACTGAAAGAG ggTAAATTCTATCTGGAGGACCCAAGTGGAACGGTACAGCTGGACATGTCAAAAGCA CAGTTTCATAATGGCCTGTACACAGAATCCTGCTTTGTGCTGGCAGAGG GTTGGTACGAGGACTCGGTTTTCCATGTCAACGGCTTTGGGTTTCCACCAACAGAACCATCGTCAGCCACAAG GGCGTACTATGGCAACATTAACTTCTTTGGTGGTCCATCCACCACTTCGGTGAAGGCTTCTGCCAAACTGAAGCAGcttgaggaggaaaatgaggatgCCATGTTTGTAATTGTTTCTGATGTATGGCTGGACAACGTCGAAGTGATGGAGAAGCTCAACCTCATGTTCTCAG gctaTGCGGCAATGCCTCccacctgttttattttgtgcgGGAACTTTTCTTCTGCCCCATATGGAAAAACACAGATCAAATCACTCAAAG agTCGCTGAAGGCTCTTGCTGATGCCATAAGTGCATACCCCAACATTCACAGCAG TAGTCGCTTTGTGTTTGTCCCTGGTCCTGAAGACCCTGGTCCAGGCACCATCCTGCCGAG GCCTCCCTTGGCAGACCACATCACAGAGgatttcagacagagggtgccATTTTCCGTGTTCACGACAAACCCATGCAG GATTCAGTACTGCAGCCAGGAAATCGTCATTGTCAGGGAAGACCTGGTCAATAAGATGAGCAGGAACTGCGTGCGGTTGCCCAACAACAATCTTGACATTCCAAACCAT TTTGTTAAGACCGTCCTATCTCAGGGTCACCTGACTCCACTGCCTCTGTATGTCAGTCCTATATTCTGGGCGTACGACTACTCCCTGCGTGTCTACCCAGTACCTGACGTCATCGTCTTCGCAGACAAATACGACCCCTTCAGCATCACTAACACAGACTGCCTCTGTGTCAACCCG ggCTCATTCCCCAAAAGTGGCTTTACATTTAAGGTGTACTACCCATCCAACAAAACCGTCGAGGACAG